Genomic segment of Candidatus Flexicrinis affinis:
TCTGCACCAGCTCACGTACTCGCTGGATGGCGGCGCGAACCGGATCACCTGGATCAATGCCATCAACCCGTTTTGCAGCGGCGATGTCGCCGACTAGAGGGACACACGATGCCTGATTTCGCGCGCATGCTCGACGAGTTGATGTACAGCATCATCGTGCTGATCGCCGGGATTCACTGGAACCTGCAAGAAGCCCTGATTATGGCGGGCTACACGGTGAAACTGGTCAACCAGTGGTTGATTGATCACGTATTTGCGCCGGTCATCGCGCAGACCAACGGAAGCCTCGGCGTGGCGGTCGGCTATGTATTCATCGCCGCGATGCTGGTCCTCGGCATCACCTACATGCTGGCTTCGTTCATCCGGCTGGATGTGGTCAGTCCACGCAGCGCCTTGATCTGGTATGTCGCCGGCGCCTTGTTCTTCAGCATCGGGCCAAGTTTCTATCGGGGCCTCAACGACTTCCGGCTGAACATCGGTCAGGTGATGTACGTGAGCGTGCTCAACGGGATGGGTGCCAACGCCGGCGATTTCTCGTCACTGGCTCAGGTCAACTCCAACGACCTTGGGTTGGGCGTTCTGTGCGATCAGTTCGACGTCTATCTGCCTGGCGCGACCGGGCCGGGACCGATCGATGGGCTGGACATCGCGATGGCGTATCTGCGCGGTCACGCTCAGGACGTCATGGGCTATCCACAGCCGGTCTACTCGCCAGGCTGTGGCATTTACTACCAGAACCCGAATCCGTCGACCTGGGCAGGCGCTGGCGGGACGTCGGTCGTGCCGATGGACTGGAACCTCGACGGTGGCTACTTCGACTACACCATCGCGCCGATTACGTGGGACGGCGTCGACGGTGCAGTACGTGCCACGGCAGTGTCGATGGCGGGATCGTCGCAGCAGCGCGCCTTGAGCGCATGGCCGCTGCTGCTGTTCGCGCTGGTCGAGCAGATCGTGCATCTGCTGATCACGATCGCGATGGGCATCACCTTTGTCTCGTTCGGATTGGCGATCCTGTTCGCTTTCTTCAAACGTACCGAAAGCATCGCCCATAACATGATCAACCAGTGGATCGAGTTGATCGTGCAGACCGCGATCATCGCCTTGATTCAGGCGCTGGTGATCGGCTTCTTCCTCGCCGGCGCGGCGACCGGCAGCGCGACCGGGATCATCGGCATCGGCCTGATCTGCCTGGTGTTCATCGCCATCACGTTGTGGTCAGGCGTCAAAGCCGTCTGGAACAGCTTCAACCGGCTGTTCAACGCCATGGGACAGGCGACCGGCCGGGTGTTCATGACGCCTGGCATGGTCACATCGGCGGCAGTGACGGGCACAGCGAGCGCTGCACTGGGGACGGCATCGGCGGCGGCCAGTGTCGGATCGAACGCACTGGCGGGCATGAGCGCGCTGCACAGCGGGGCGACGGCGGCACAGGCGGCCGGCCTGATGCTCGGCGGAAGCAGCGTCCTGACCGGCGCGGCGCGGACCCTGACGCACCTGCCGGGCTTGCGCAACACGGCGCTCGGCAGCGCGGCGGAGCAGTTCAGCGAAGGCGCAGCCACGCGGCGCGTAGCCGACAACCTGCCGGTCATCGGGCGCATCGCAGGGCCGCTGATCGGCGCACGGCTGCTGAGCGACCGCGATCCGGACCACGCTGTTTATGACGAGCGGGGCCGCATGCTCGCGCGGCCGATGCTGGTGCCGGCGGTCGGCGAAGCGCTGGCAAGCTGGACCGTACCGGGAGGCAGCGGCGCCGCTAAATCGACACAGAGCGATGAGGGTTCCGGTGAACCACCATCGCCGCGCCGCACCGGCATGTTCACGCCTGCCGAGCCGCCGCGTGAGGCGGTCGAGCGCCAGACCTATGCCGATGACATGCGCGGCGAAGAGCTGGAAACGCACCTGACCGAACGCCTCGGCCAGCTGCAAGTCACCGGCAGAGACAACATCGCCAGCGTGATGGGTGACGTGATGCGGCTGTTAGGCGGTCACGGCGCGCTGGGCATCGACACCTTGAGCGTCGGGCTGGCCATCGCGCAGGCGCTTGGCGTGAAGCCGACGGATGACAGGCCGCCGGTGCGCGACGATCTCTCGCGTTTCGGCGTGTTCATCGATCAGGCCGCGCGGCTCGGCCTCTCGCCGCAGCAGACCGAGCGCGTTGCACGGGAGATCAACCAGACGCCGGATCGCCGCTTGACAGACGAGTCGCGGTCGCAGTTGATCCAGCAGATCGTGAGCGCCGGCGCGTCGCGAGACGAGGCCGAGCGTGAGGTGACGCGGCTGGAGGTCACCGCGCGGCTGCTGCCCGACACGCTGACCGCGCACGGGCTGGTCAACGTCCCGCCGCAGACGGTCTCGCCGCGAGTTGACGGGACCGTGACCGCGCCGACACCGGAAGGTGGAACGGCGTACTCAGTGACGACACCTAGCGAGACGGCTGAGGGTGGCAGTGACCGCGCAGTTGGAGGCAACAGCTGATGGAGAAACTGCGCTATCACACCGTGGACGAACTCCAGACGCTGAGCCTGAGCGAATTGCAGGCGCTGTGGGAACTGGTGCCAACCGAGCGCCAGCGCGCGTACAAGACGGCCTACGAGCGCGAGGTTCGCACGGCCGGCGCGGTCGGATCGGACCAGCTTGAGCGCAAAGTAGCCGGGGAACTGCTCCAGCGCTACGCGACGTCGGCGCTGATCCCGATTGGTTCGCGTTGGGCGAGGACACCGGGGCGCGTGCAGGACGCCGCCCGGCAGAACGTCGTGTTGGATGCACCGGAAGACGAGGCGAACGCCGCATCCGGCAAACCGTCACGCGCGGTCGTTCTGGGCATCGGGCTGGCGGCGCTGCTGTTCGTCGTGATGCTGGTCTCGCGGCTCGGCGGTGGATCGCCGTCCGTCGTCGCGGACATGCCGCCGACGGAGACGTTGACGCCGACGCCTGCGATCAGCCCGACGCCGACACCGCTGGCGCTTGAGTCGCAGGACGACGTGATTCAAGGCAGCGACGGCGGCCGCGAAGTCGCCTACCCGGTCAGTTTGCAGGTGATCCTGCCTGACGACTCCGCGCCGCGGTTGTGGGTGGTGCAGCGCCGTCGCGTGCAGGCGTCCGAGTGGCGCTACGACGACAACCCGGATACCGCGTCGTCTGTCAGCGGTATGTCGGTACGGCCCGTGATCGGCATCCCGTGGTCGGACGAGAACGCCGCGTATTTCGATCAGATCGGCGGCGGCACGCGCTTCCAGCTCACGATGAACACCGGCGCGATCTTGACCTTCGAGTTTGATGACAAGCGCGCGGTGCGGCGCAGCGAGACCGACATCTTCCGACAGGTGAGCCCCGGACTGGTGCTGCTGCTGATCGGCGAGACGGACGAGCAAGGACTCCCGACCGCGGCGCGCACGCTGGTCACGGCCCACTATCCACCGGAGCAGGAATTAGGCCGCACAGGCGAGTTAATTGGCGCTGCCGCGCCGTCAATCGTCGCAGACCTGCTACCGATATCGCAGCCGACCGCAACGCCTGCGCCGGATGCGTTCTCCCGGTTGGACGTCCAGATCATCCGCGTGACGACACAGAGCGGGCGGCTTACGACACGGTTTCGCCTGTACAACGGGGGATCGTCGCCGATCCCGATCACGCCGGATGATATCTGGCTGGCGCTCGGCTATGTCGAGAATCCGCCGGGGCCAAGATCGCCGGCGGAGGGGATGGCGTCGTTTACACTGCTGCCCGGTCAAGCGGCGGACGTGGAGTTAGTATGGCTGTGGTCCGGCGAGCCGTATGGGACGCTTCAGATCGGGCGTTATCAGTGGGCGATTCAACTGACGCAGAATAACTGATCGAAAGGCTCACTCAATCATATCTTTCTATAAAGGGCCAACCCGCGGCAGCGCCCCCGTACCGTGTAGTGGGTCAGGCGTACCTCTACAGCCGGTCGAGCAGGTCCTTCTTCTTCGCCTCGAACTCCGCGTCGGAGATAATGCCCAACTGCCGCAAGTCGTCGAGTTTCTTGATCTTCTCGAAGATATCTTCTGACGGAGTCTGCACCTGTGCCGGCGGCGGAGGTTGCGCGGGGGCCGGGGCTGACGGCGATGCGGGCGGCTCAATCTTGGTAATCAATGTGCCAGCGCGTCCACGGTTAAGTAACGTCACGATCGCATCAAAATCTTCTTCTATGAGAGGGCGTAACTCCCAGTTTGGCCCTGAGAGGATCCGCACGTATGACTCCCCCTTGCGCGGGTCAGTAGACGGCTGAATCCCATCGATCGAATCCCACGGTACGCGCCAGTGCTGGTCGGTGTACTCCGGCTTGACCTGATCCATGTCGCGAGTAACGAACCCGGCAAACATCCCAAGTGCGCCACCTGTCGAATATGTAGGGAACTTACGCGTGAGTGTGCCGAAGGTGGTGATATATAGCGCCTGATCGGTCACACAGATGTACCCCGTGCCATGACGTCCTGTCCGCGCGCGGTAAGCTGATCCGTCAGGCCGCCGTCTATCCATTTCATCGCGTGCCCACAAGAAACCGCAGAGATGGCTGTCGACATACTGCTCACCTGATCGGTCAAATTGCGATAGAAGGGACGTATCGAGGTGCCTGCCCGCTGTGTCGCACCACATACGATAACGGGACACGCCAGCGTGTGACACGGAAGCAAGGATTTCGCGATATCCTGCGTCATTTGGATTTAGCCGCACTGCTGCGGCCAAATCCAGGAAAGCCTTATTGAACTGCTTCTTTTCGTCATAAGCACAGCCGCGAAGTAAGTATGCACGCATGTCCTTCGGATTAAGCCTAATCGCAACGGAATGATCCGCAATTGCCCCGTCGTAGTCGCGGAGGTCATAACGTGCGCTTCCGCGGAGATTGTAGGCTGAGGTATCCGTTGGATCAAGGCGGATAGCCTCTGTCAAGTCAGCAATCGCCCCCTTATAGTCTTTCTTGTCGTAACGCATGCTCGCTCGATTGCGGTAAACCCAAGGCACATTGGGGTTCGTTCGTATTACTTCTGTGTAATCGGCGATCGCCCCATCGTAGTCGCCTTTGGCTTTGCGTGCGTTCTCCCGGTTATTGTAGGCCAAGGCAAACTTCGGGTCGAGGCGGATGGCTTCGTTGTAGTCGGCGATCGCCCCGTCGTTGTCGCCTTTGGCTTTGCGCGCAAGCCCCCGATTGTTGTAGGCCGCGGCATACTTCGGGTCGAGGCGGATGGCCTCGTTGTAGTCGGCGATTGCCCCGTCGTAGTCTTTCTTTTCGTAGCGCGCAAGCCCCCGATTGTGGTAGGCCGCGGCATACTTCGGGTCGAGGCGGATGGCCTCGTTGTAGTCGCCGATCGCCCCGTTGTAGTCTTGCTTGGCGTAGCGCGCATTCCCCCGATTGTTGTAGGCCGCGGCATACTTCGGGTCGAGGCGGATGGCCTCGTTGTAGTCGGCGATTGCCCCGTCGAGATCGCCTTTGGCTCTGCGCGCATTCCCCCGATTGTTGTAGGCCAAGGCATACTTCGGGTCGAGCCGGATGGCCTCGTTGTAGTCGGCGATCGCCCCGTCGTAGTCTTTCTTTTCGTAGCGCGCAAGCCCCCGGTTGTTGTAGGCCAAGGCAAACTTCGGGTCGAGGCGGATGGCTTCGTTGTAGTCGGCGATCGCCCCGTCGAGATCGCCTTTGGCTTTGCGCGCATTCCCCCGGTTGTTGTAGGCCAAAGCATCCTTCGGGTCGAGGCGGATGGCCTCGTTGTAGTCGGCGATCGCCCCGTCGAGATCGCCTTTGGCTTTGCGCGCATTTCCCCGGTTGTTGTAGGCCGCGGCATACTTCGGGTCGACGCGGATGGCCTCGTTGTAGTCGGCGATTGCCCCGTCGTAGTCTTGCTTGTCGTCGCGCGCTACCCCCCGGTTGTTGTAGGCCGCGGCATACGCCGGGTCGACGCGGATGGCCTCGTTGTAGTCGGCGATTGCCCCGTCGTAGTCTTGCTTGTCGTCGCGCGCTACCCCCCGGTTGTAGTAGGCCGCGGCAACCGTAGGATCAAGGCGAATGGCCTCGCTGAAGTCAGCGATCGCCCCGTCGTAGTCTTGCTTGTTGGCGCGCGCATGGCCCCGTGCATGGTACGCCATCGCGCATTGGCTGTCTTGCGCTAGCGCCTTCTCGGCTTCGGCCAACGCGCGGTCGGTGTCCTTCGCGCGGGCCAGCGAACGCGCGTACCACGCACGGTACAGCGACATACTTGGCGCAGCGGCGACAAGCTGCTCGAACGTCTTGACGGCGGCTTCGTTCTCGCGCGCCTCAAACTGCTGCTTGCCTTGCGCGAACAGCGCCTCCGGGGTCGTCATGGCGTCCTCCTGCGGGCCGCGTAACATCCACGCGCGGCCCGTCCGTTCATCTGCTATCCATTTAGTATAGAAATGAACCCCCTGCTAAGCAAAAACGAAGCGCCCCTGAAGCACTTCCGCCACTCGCTCCTTGATCTCCAACATTTCGTGATGGCTCAACAGAACACCGCCTACAAGAACATGTGAGACCGCTTGTCACGATTGCCAACCTGAAACTGTAATCCTCGCCACGTCCCACGCGCCCGCTCAGATAGGCTGAGAGACAGCCGTTCAATCATGAGTGGGGAGTGTCTCGCGTGAACCTTTCCGATGCCATTCAACAGTTGTTTGCCGATTTGCAGGACATCGCGCAGCTCATCGCGCCAATCGCCGCCGTCATCGGCTTTCTCGGCCTCGGCCTGATGTACATGGGCTCGAGCTGGCCAATCATCGGGGACTGGAAGCGCGACAACCCGAAGGCGGCCAATCAGGTCGTCATCGGCCTGCTGTTCGTCGTCTTCGCCTCCAGCGTCACCGCGCTCATCACCTTCGCCTAGTCGTCCCCAATCCGAGAGGACACAGGCGATGGCCGCGAGTTTCAAGTCGCACGTGCTGCTGCGCGACGAAAAGGGCTTCATGGGCGTGCCGTTCAAGCGCCTGCTGCTGGCTGGCGTCGGCGGCGGACTGACCTACACGCTGTTCAACCTCGCCCTGCCCGATCTGGCGTTGGTCGCAGGCGTCGGCGTCGCCGTGGTCACGGTCGTCATGACCGGCACGCGCGGCGGCATCCCGCTCTGGCAGCGCCTGATGTACCGCGTGCGCGGATCGCTGCTGCTGGCCGCAGCTCGCGACACGCAAAGCGTGTTCGGCCGCCTCGCGCTGGCGCTGGATCTGCCGGTCGATCTGGTCCGGCTGGATGCGGCGGCGATCTTCGCGCCGGCGCGTCCCGACACCGAGATCGACATGCGCGAGTGGGTGACGTTCGCCCGCGCCGCCGAGGCCGACCGCGACGACGGGCTGCTGTTCGTCGACGCGCCGATGACCGGGGATCTCAGTCGATGAACCCGGCGCGCACCTTCCTCGTCGAGCCGTTCGACATCATGCTGCACGCCACGGAAGACGGCGTCAATGCGCTTCAGGCGCGCTTCTCGACGTGGCTGCGCACCCTGCGCGAGCCGGCACGCTTCGTCTGCTGGCAGATGCCGGCCACGCTCGACGACAAGATCAACCGCCTGAGCCGGCTTTCGCAAGACGTGGACGACGCGCAGCGCCGACTTCTGCTGATGGAATACCGCCGTCATTTCGAGCGCCTCAACGACAGCGCCGACTATCAGCGGGCGTTGTGCGGCATGGCGCTGTGGAGCGAGGAGAATCCGCGCGCGCTGGCTGGCGGTATGGCGTCGGCCTTCGATACGCCGGTCGCGGAAGCGGCGTGGCCGGCACTGTTCACCGGGCGCTACGAGATCCGCGATGGCGCATTCGGACATCTGGCGCCGGCCGGGCGTCCCGGCGGGCGTCCGCTGTGGGCGATCCTGACGAGCTACGAGTTCGCGCCGGCGACGTGGAACTTCTTCCGGCCGCTGCCGCCGCTGCTGCGCCTGAACGTTCCGCTGGCGCTGGCGATCGACATCGGCAGGACCTACGACCGCAACGCCGCGATCGACGCGCTGGAAGGCATCATTCAGGCCTATCAGGTGCATCTGGCGGGCATCAGCGGCGAGGACAGCCGGTCGGTTCAGCGCATCGCCGACTGCCGGCGCGCGCTGCAGG
This window contains:
- a CDS encoding tetratricopeptide repeat protein → MTTPEALFAQGKQQFEARENEAAVKTFEQLVAAAPSMSLYRAWYARSLARAKDTDRALAEAEKALAQDSQCAMAYHARGHARANKQDYDGAIADFSEAIRLDPTVAAAYYNRGVARDDKQDYDGAIADYNEAIRVDPAYAAAYNNRGVARDDKQDYDGAIADYNEAIRVDPKYAAAYNNRGNARKAKGDLDGAIADYNEAIRLDPKDALAYNNRGNARKAKGDLDGAIADYNEAIRLDPKFALAYNNRGLARYEKKDYDGAIADYNEAIRLDPKYALAYNNRGNARRAKGDLDGAIADYNEAIRLDPKYAAAYNNRGNARYAKQDYNGAIGDYNEAIRLDPKYAAAYHNRGLARYEKKDYDGAIADYNEAIRLDPKYAAAYNNRGLARKAKGDNDGAIADYNEAIRLDPKFALAYNNRENARKAKGDYDGAIADYTEVIRTNPNVPWVYRNRASMRYDKKDYKGAIADLTEAIRLDPTDTSAYNLRGSARYDLRDYDGAIADHSVAIRLNPKDMRAYLLRGCAYDEKKQFNKAFLDLAAAVRLNPNDAGYREILASVSHAGVSRYRMWCDTAGRHLDTSLLSQFDRSGEQYVDSHLCGFLWARDEMDRRRPDGSAYRARTGRHGTGYICVTDQALYITTFGTLTRKFPTYSTGGALGMFAGFVTRDMDQVKPEYTDQHWRVPWDSIDGIQPSTDPRKGESYVRILSGPNWELRPLIEEDFDAIVTLLNRGRAGTLITKIEPPASPSAPAPAQPPPPAQVQTPSEDIFEKIKKLDDLRQLGIISDAEFEAKKKDLLDRL